One Palaemon carinicauda isolate YSFRI2023 chromosome 5, ASM3689809v2, whole genome shotgun sequence DNA window includes the following coding sequences:
- the LOC137641136 gene encoding protein FAM200C-like, with protein sequence MMHTARDKVAAFKSKIQLYQKRVQDGDITFFTEMMTLLGSKPDAECSFHDEISTHLLAVNDAIESYFPGLNDCCTDAWIYRPFSVKYSAISDTDVAAKVEFYQIRKDSQFKVDFAEQELPTFWAKVKDYCPILSMCALTMLIQSPSAYR encoded by the coding sequence atgaTGCACACAGCTCGGGACAAAGTGGCAGCATTCAAGTCTAAGATTCAGCTTTACCAGAAAAGAGTTCAGGACGGTGACATCACTTTCTTCACGGAGATGATGACTCTCCTGGGTTCAAAGCCAGATGCTGAATGTAGTTTCCATGACGAGATCTCCACTCATCTTTTGGCAGTAAATGACGCCATCGAAAGTTACTTTCCAGGACTAAACGACTGCTGTACTGATGCGTGGATCTATAGACCCTTTTCAGTAAAGTATAGTGCCATCAGTGATACTGATGTTGCTGCTAaggtagaattttatcaaattcgtAAGGATTCTCAGTTTAAAGTCGATTTTGCCGAACAAGAGCTCccaacattttgggcaaaagtgaaggactactgtcctaTTCTCTCGATGTGTGCATTAACCATGTTGATTCAGTCCCCGTCAGCCTACCGGTGA
- the LOC137641137 gene encoding golgin subfamily A member 6-like protein 25, giving the protein MEQINPEISEKLVNVEGEKAESIHRLESIFEGDIEELEKTIQNQLDIIKEMETEKERLEMKLTEPKEKDLVRNKNYNSLLEELVNLKEEYYEKSSEMEEKNLELSKQLEKGEREKVASIHRLESVFEEDIEELKETIEKQLEIIREMETEKERLEMKLTEAKVNDLVRNERYNGLLEELVSLKEEYYDKSIEMEEKNLDLREQLERIKSEKVAAIHRTESVFKKEIQELKETIGKQSGTIGQMKTEKQRLDLDASGHKEEK; this is encoded by the coding sequence atggaacaaataaatcctgaaataagcgagaaactagtaaatgttgaaggtgaaaaagcagagtctattcatcggttggaatctATATTTGAGGGAGATATTGAGGAATTAGAAAAAACAATTCAGAATCAATTGGAcattattaaagagatggaaacagaaaaagaaagactagagATGAAGCTGACTGAGCCTAAAGAAAAGGATTTGGTCAGGAACAAAAATTACAACAGCCTCTTAGAGGAGTTAGTAAATCTTAAGGAAGAATATTACGAGAAATCAAGTgagatggaagaaaaaaatcttgaattaagTAAGCAACTAGAAAAAGGTGAGCGTGAAAAGGTTGCCTCTATTCATCGGTtagaatctgtatttgaggaagatattgaggaactgaaagagacaatTGAGAAGCAATTAGAAATTATTAGagagatggaaacagaaaaagaaagactagagATGAAGCTGACTGAGGCTAAAGTCAATGATTTGGTCAGGAATGAAAGGTATAACGGCCTCTTAGAGGAGTTAGTAAGTCTTAAGGAAGAATATTACGATAAGTCAATTGAGATGGAGGAAAAAAATCTTGACTTGAGAGAGCAACTAGAAAGAATTAAGAGTGAAAAAGTGGCCGCTATTCATCGGACGGAATCTGTATTTAAGAAAGAGATACAGGAACTGAAAGAAACGATTGGGAAGCAATCTGGGACTATTGGTCAGATGAAAACAGAGAAGCAGAGGCTGGACCTGGATGCCAGCGGACATAAGGAGGAGAAGTAG